From the Serratia nematodiphila DZ0503SBS1 genome, one window contains:
- the btsR gene encoding two-component system response regulator BtsR, whose product MLNALIVDDEPSARDNLRHLLEAEAGISIIGECANAIEAISQIHRLQPDVVFLDIQMPRISGLEMVGMLDPNRMPHIVFLTAYDEYAVQAFEEHAFDYLLKPAEPMRLSKTLQRLRQRSAPQDVAVLDESAGYLKYIPCTGHSRIYLLRFDEVLAIRSKLSGVFVVRRDGMECFTELTLRTLESRTPLVRCHRQYLVNLEQVREIRFEEGGAAEMIMSAGDPVPVSRRYLKALKEQLGLRG is encoded by the coding sequence ATGTTAAACGCACTGATTGTTGACGATGAACCTTCCGCACGCGACAACCTGCGCCATCTGTTGGAGGCCGAGGCGGGGATCTCGATTATCGGCGAGTGCGCCAACGCCATCGAAGCTATCAGCCAGATCCATCGGCTGCAGCCGGACGTGGTGTTTCTCGATATCCAGATGCCACGCATCAGCGGGCTGGAAATGGTCGGCATGCTGGATCCCAACCGTATGCCGCACATCGTGTTTCTGACCGCCTACGACGAATACGCGGTGCAGGCGTTCGAGGAGCACGCCTTCGATTATCTGCTGAAGCCGGCGGAGCCGATGCGGTTGAGCAAGACGCTGCAACGCCTGCGGCAGCGCAGTGCGCCGCAGGACGTGGCGGTGCTGGATGAGAGCGCCGGTTACCTGAAATACATTCCCTGCACCGGCCACAGCCGCATCTATCTGCTGCGGTTCGATGAAGTGCTGGCGATCCGTTCCAAGCTGAGCGGGGTATTCGTGGTGCGCCGCGACGGCATGGAGTGTTTCACCGAATTGACGCTGCGCACGCTGGAAAGCCGTACGCCGCTGGTGCGCTGCCATCGGCAGTATCTGGTCAACCTGGAGCAGGTGCGCGAGATCCGCTTCGAAGAGGGCGGCGCGGCAGAGATGATCATGTCCGCCGGCGATCCGGTGCCGGTCAGCCGGCGCTATTTGAAAGCGCTGAAGGAGCAACTGGGGCTGCGGGGATGA
- a CDS encoding type II toxin-antitoxin system RelE/ParE family toxin, translating into MKLTWTVPAIADRLAIYEWLELKNPAAAAENDAKIADAAARLVHHPTSGKTGRIAGTRELVISPSYLLVYEWAAQRVIILAIVHTRRRWPPA; encoded by the coding sequence GTGAAACTGACATGGACGGTACCCGCCATCGCCGATCGTCTGGCGATTTATGAATGGTTGGAACTTAAAAATCCGGCCGCCGCCGCAGAAAATGATGCAAAAATCGCTGACGCGGCGGCACGCCTCGTGCATCATCCTACCAGCGGGAAAACGGGTCGGATAGCCGGCACGCGCGAGTTGGTCATCTCTCCGTCCTATCTGCTGGTCTATGAATGGGCGGCTCAACGCGTCATCATATTGGCCATCGTGCATACTCGCCGCCGGTGGCCGCCGGCATAG
- a CDS encoding helicase HerA-like domain-containing protein, translating into MSEPRIIAKAMKDGKPEQDLVILPALANRHGLITGATGTGKTVTLQKMAEQFSRIGVPVFLSDVKGDLSGIGAEGVPSEKLQARLAAIGVTDWQPQACTIIPWDIYGEKGHPIRATISDLGPLLLGRLLDLNEVQSGVLQLVFKIADDNALLLLDMKDLRAMVQFVGDNAKQFQTQYGNISAASIGAIQRGLLTLEEQGANQFFGEPMLDINDLMKTDANGHGVINLLAADKLINQPKLYSVFLLWLLAELFEHLPEVGDPEQPKLVFFFDEAHLLFNDAPAALLTKIEQVVRLIRSKGVGIYFVTQNPLDIPDSVLGQLGNRVQHALRAFTPRDQKAVKTAAQTLRANPAFDAETAITELGVGEALVSFLDEKGRPNVVERAMVIAPESKMGMLGAEGLNSAINKSPLYGRYEDMIDRESAYEKLSSGGFATIGTPQQGQQPQTQQQQQQAGGGLMDGLNELLFGSTGPRGGKRDGIVQTAAKSMARDLGRQILRGVLGSITGGRKR; encoded by the coding sequence ATGAGTGAACCACGGATTATCGCCAAGGCGATGAAAGACGGAAAACCGGAACAGGATCTGGTGATTTTGCCGGCGTTGGCCAACCGCCACGGCTTGATCACCGGGGCAACCGGCACCGGCAAGACGGTGACGCTGCAGAAAATGGCCGAACAGTTCTCACGCATCGGCGTGCCGGTGTTCCTGTCGGATGTGAAGGGCGATCTGTCCGGCATCGGCGCCGAGGGCGTGCCTTCCGAAAAACTGCAGGCGCGCCTGGCGGCGATTGGCGTCACCGACTGGCAACCGCAGGCCTGCACCATTATCCCGTGGGATATTTACGGTGAAAAGGGTCACCCGATCCGCGCCACCATTTCCGATCTCGGGCCGCTGCTGCTGGGGCGCCTGTTGGATCTGAACGAGGTGCAAAGCGGCGTGCTGCAGCTGGTGTTCAAAATCGCCGATGACAATGCGCTGCTGCTGCTGGACATGAAAGACCTGCGCGCCATGGTGCAGTTCGTCGGCGACAACGCCAAACAATTCCAAACCCAGTACGGCAATATCTCTGCCGCCTCTATCGGCGCCATTCAGCGCGGGTTGTTGACGCTGGAAGAGCAGGGGGCCAACCAGTTCTTCGGCGAGCCGATGCTGGACATCAACGATCTGATGAAAACCGACGCCAACGGCCACGGCGTGATCAATCTGCTGGCGGCGGACAAGCTGATCAATCAGCCGAAGCTGTATTCGGTGTTCCTGCTGTGGCTGCTGGCCGAGCTGTTTGAGCACCTGCCGGAAGTGGGCGACCCTGAACAGCCGAAGCTGGTGTTCTTCTTCGATGAGGCGCACCTGCTGTTCAACGATGCGCCGGCGGCGCTGCTGACCAAGATTGAACAGGTGGTGCGTCTGATCCGCTCCAAAGGCGTCGGCATTTACTTCGTCACCCAGAACCCGCTGGACATCCCGGACAGCGTGCTGGGCCAGTTGGGCAACCGCGTGCAGCATGCGCTGCGCGCCTTTACCCCGCGCGATCAGAAGGCGGTGAAGACGGCGGCGCAAACCCTGCGCGCCAACCCGGCCTTCGATGCCGAAACGGCGATCACCGAGCTGGGCGTGGGCGAAGCGCTGGTGTCATTCCTCGACGAAAAGGGCCGGCCGAACGTGGTGGAGCGTGCGATGGTCATCGCGCCGGAATCCAAAATGGGCATGCTCGGCGCGGAAGGGCTGAACAGCGCGATCAACAAGTCGCCGCTGTATGGCCGCTATGAGGACATGATTGACCGCGAGTCCGCCTACGAGAAGCTGTCGTCGGGTGGCTTCGCCACCATCGGCACCCCGCAGCAGGGGCAACAACCGCAGACGCAACAGCAACAACAGCAGGCGGGCGGCGGCCTGATGGATGGTTTGAACGAGCTGTTGTTCGGTTCCACCGGCCCGCGCGGCGGCAAACGCGACGGCATCGTCCAGACCGCCGCCAAGAGCATGGCGCGCGATCTCGGCCGCCAGATCCTGCGCGGCGTGCTGGGCTCGATCACCGGCGGCCGTAAACGTTGA
- a CDS encoding AAA family ATPase — protein sequence MKINQISLANYRCFAQGTFQFHPEFNLIVGVNGTGKTALLEALSVALSTWLLGFRNKPDNSSLSKDDARLSYQEIDGRVKTTQHWPITIGARGTVFEQNIGWERSKESESGKVRHGKAGDLISIAKEADKKLRGSETVTLPLVAYYGTMRLWQEPRRLKQESTIHGPGALSQQEKTSRLTGYRHSVDPRISVRNLVSWFAKESWVTFQNSGEESVSLQVVRDAILSCVDGAQRLFFDAKRGELLFDITAHAIQPFANLSDGQRCMLALVADLAQKAVGLNPHLGSDVLRETSGVVLVDELDLHLHPKWQRRVIEDLRRTFPSIQFICTTHSPFLIQSLRSGEELLMLDGQPTAELNNKTLADIAEGIMGVDDSETSIRYAEMKETAKKYLTMLDEAELAPAAKLEKFKRRLSDSIAPYADNPAYQAFLEMKRAAKLGE from the coding sequence ATGAAAATCAATCAAATTTCCTTAGCAAATTACCGATGCTTCGCACAAGGAACATTCCAATTCCATCCAGAATTCAATCTTATTGTTGGTGTGAATGGCACAGGCAAGACGGCCTTGTTGGAGGCGCTCTCTGTGGCACTTTCAACCTGGCTATTGGGCTTCCGGAATAAACCTGATAATAGCTCGTTGTCTAAAGACGATGCTCGTCTCAGCTATCAGGAAATTGATGGTAGAGTGAAAACAACCCAGCATTGGCCAATAACCATTGGCGCGCGTGGTACTGTGTTTGAGCAGAATATCGGTTGGGAAAGATCGAAAGAGAGTGAGAGCGGTAAAGTTCGTCATGGTAAAGCCGGTGATTTGATATCGATAGCCAAAGAGGCAGATAAAAAGCTTCGAGGTAGCGAGACTGTTACCCTCCCCCTGGTGGCTTATTATGGCACCATGCGTTTATGGCAAGAACCCCGTAGGCTGAAACAGGAAAGTACTATTCATGGGCCTGGCGCTTTAAGCCAGCAAGAGAAAACGAGTCGGTTAACGGGCTATCGCCATAGTGTGGATCCCAGGATTTCTGTACGTAACCTGGTGAGTTGGTTTGCTAAAGAATCTTGGGTTACCTTTCAAAATAGCGGTGAGGAATCAGTCAGTCTTCAGGTGGTTCGTGATGCCATTTTAAGCTGTGTGGATGGCGCTCAAAGATTATTTTTTGATGCCAAGCGTGGTGAGTTACTTTTTGATATTACTGCACATGCAATTCAGCCCTTTGCTAATTTAAGCGATGGGCAGCGCTGTATGCTGGCCTTGGTCGCCGATCTTGCCCAAAAGGCTGTCGGGTTGAATCCCCATCTTGGCTCTGATGTGCTAAGAGAGACTTCTGGCGTTGTTTTAGTCGATGAGTTGGATCTACATCTGCACCCCAAATGGCAGCGCCGGGTGATCGAGGATTTACGTCGCACATTTCCATCGATCCAATTTATATGTACGACTCATTCCCCATTCTTGATTCAATCATTGCGCTCTGGTGAAGAGTTATTGATGCTAGATGGTCAGCCTACTGCAGAACTTAATAATAAAACATTGGCAGATATTGCCGAAGGGATTATGGGGGTTGATGACTCAGAAACCAGTATTCGCTATGCGGAAATGAAAGAAACGGCCAAAAAATATCTGACCATGCTGGATGAGGCTGAATTGGCGCCGGCGGCGAAACTGGAGAAATTTAAACGGCGTTTATCAGATAGCATAGCGCCTTATGCGGATAACCCTGCTTACCAAGCATTTCTCGAGATGAAACGTGCCGCTAAATTAGGGGAGTAA
- a CDS encoding HNH endonuclease yields the protein MRPVRKGVSPNDNIDFDDYKKAFPHLVGRIGSYCSYCERRIATNLAVEHIQPKDGQYGHPGLTGRWSNFLLACVNCNSTKGAKEVILANLLLPDRDNTFFAYVYSADGKVAPATQLSPEQQVMAQKTLSLTGLDKKISQILDENGKAVALDRESQRMQVWGQAQTALADVNSAPDNERLKHWIIEAAKATGFFSIWVTVFAGNPDMCLRFIAAFEGTAESGCFDAAGIPVVPSQNPDGWQSGAKA from the coding sequence ATGCGTCCGGTAAGAAAAGGAGTTTCGCCCAATGATAACATTGATTTTGATGATTACAAAAAAGCTTTTCCTCACCTGGTCGGGCGTATCGGCAGTTATTGCAGTTACTGTGAACGCCGTATCGCTACCAATTTAGCGGTTGAACATATTCAGCCAAAAGATGGTCAATATGGACATCCGGGGCTGACAGGCAGATGGAGTAATTTCTTGCTGGCCTGCGTAAATTGTAATTCTACCAAAGGTGCCAAGGAGGTCATTCTCGCAAACTTGTTGCTACCGGACAGGGATAATACGTTCTTCGCGTATGTCTATTCTGCTGATGGTAAGGTGGCTCCTGCAACGCAACTTTCCCCAGAACAACAGGTGATGGCCCAAAAAACATTGTCCCTTACTGGGTTGGATAAGAAGATCAGCCAGATCCTTGATGAGAATGGCAAGGCTGTTGCTCTAGACCGGGAAAGCCAGCGCATGCAGGTATGGGGACAGGCGCAAACTGCGTTGGCAGATGTTAACTCTGCCCCAGATAATGAGCGTTTGAAGCACTGGATCATTGAAGCCGCCAAGGCGACGGGTTTCTTTAGCATTTGGGTTACCGTATTTGCTGGCAACCCTGATATGTGTCTGCGTTTTATCGCGGCGTTTGAGGGAACGGCTGAAAGTGGGTGCTTTGACGCTGCAGGCATCCCTGTCGTGCCGTCACAGAACCCTGACGGATGGCAGAGTGGCGCTAAAGCGTGA
- a CDS encoding aminodeoxychorismate synthase component II: MLLLIDNYDSFTYNLYQYFCELGAEVVVKRNDELQLADIERLAPQHLVISPGPCTPNEAGISLAAIRHFAGKLPILGVCLGHQALGQAFGAEVVRARAVMHGKTSAIRHLGVGVFRGLNDPLTVTRYHSLVLKADTLPDCFEVTAWSERDGVRDEIMGIRHRALALEGVQFHPESVLSEQGHQLLDNFLNR, translated from the coding sequence ATGCTGCTGCTGATCGATAACTACGACTCCTTTACCTATAACCTTTACCAGTACTTCTGCGAGTTGGGCGCCGAGGTGGTGGTGAAGCGCAACGATGAGCTGCAGCTGGCCGATATCGAGCGGCTGGCGCCGCAGCATCTGGTGATTTCCCCCGGCCCCTGCACCCCGAACGAAGCGGGTATCTCGCTGGCCGCCATTCGTCATTTCGCCGGCAAACTGCCGATCCTTGGCGTGTGCCTGGGGCACCAGGCGCTGGGGCAGGCGTTCGGCGCCGAGGTGGTGCGCGCCCGCGCGGTGATGCACGGTAAAACTTCGGCCATTCGCCATCTGGGCGTCGGCGTGTTTCGCGGCCTGAACGATCCGCTGACCGTGACCCGCTATCACTCGCTGGTGCTGAAAGCCGATACGCTGCCGGACTGTTTTGAAGTGACCGCCTGGAGCGAACGCGACGGCGTGCGCGACGAGATCATGGGCATCCGCCACCGCGCTTTGGCGTTGGAAGGGGTGCAGTTCCATCCGGAAAGCGTGCTCAGCGAGCAGGGCCATCAGCTGCTGGATAACTTCCTCAACCGTTAA
- the argD gene encoding bifunctional acetylornithine/succinyldiaminopimelate transaminase, whose protein sequence is MTEKSAVSRSTFDQVILPVYAPAQFVPVRGQGSRVWDQQGKEYIDFSGGIAVTALGHCHPALVEALKRQGETLWHTSNVFTNEPALRLASKLIDATFADRVFFANSGAEANEAAFKLARHYAITRHSPYKTKIIAFYNAFHGRTLFTVSVGGQAKYSDGFGPKPADIVHVPFNDLAAVKAVMDDHTCAVVMEPIQGEGGITPVDAGFLKGVRKLCDQHQALLVFDEVQSGMGRSGKLFAYMHYGVTPDILTTAKALGGGFPVSAMLTTEEIASVMQVGTHGTTYGGNPLACAVAEAALDVINTPEVLSGIEQRHALYVQALQDIGDKYGIFTAIRGMGLLLGAELTPHYHGRARDFLTAAAARGLMILNAGPNVIRFAPSLVVELQDIEAGMVLFELAVQDVINA, encoded by the coding sequence ATGACTGAAAAATCCGCAGTGAGCCGCAGCACCTTTGACCAGGTGATCCTGCCTGTTTATGCACCGGCCCAGTTTGTGCCGGTGCGCGGCCAAGGCAGCCGGGTCTGGGATCAGCAGGGAAAAGAGTACATCGATTTTTCCGGCGGCATCGCGGTGACGGCGCTGGGGCACTGCCATCCGGCGCTGGTCGAGGCGCTCAAACGTCAGGGTGAGACTCTGTGGCATACCAGCAACGTCTTTACCAATGAACCGGCGCTGCGCCTGGCGAGCAAACTGATCGACGCCACCTTCGCCGATCGGGTGTTCTTCGCCAACTCCGGCGCAGAGGCCAACGAAGCGGCGTTCAAACTGGCGCGTCATTACGCCATCACCCGCCACAGCCCCTATAAAACCAAAATCATCGCTTTCTATAACGCGTTCCACGGCCGCACGCTGTTCACCGTGTCGGTGGGCGGGCAGGCCAAATATTCCGACGGGTTCGGGCCGAAGCCGGCCGACATCGTGCACGTGCCGTTCAACGATCTGGCGGCGGTGAAAGCGGTGATGGACGACCACACCTGCGCGGTGGTGATGGAGCCGATTCAGGGCGAGGGCGGCATTACGCCGGTCGACGCCGGCTTCCTCAAAGGCGTGCGCAAACTGTGCGACCAACATCAGGCGCTGCTGGTGTTCGACGAAGTGCAAAGCGGCATGGGGCGCAGCGGCAAGCTGTTCGCCTATATGCATTATGGCGTGACGCCGGACATTCTCACCACCGCCAAGGCGCTGGGCGGCGGCTTCCCGGTGAGCGCCATGCTGACCACCGAAGAGATTGCGTCGGTGATGCAGGTGGGCACCCACGGCACTACCTACGGCGGCAACCCGCTGGCCTGCGCGGTGGCGGAGGCGGCGTTGGATGTGATCAATACGCCGGAAGTGCTGAGCGGCATCGAACAGCGCCACGCGCTGTATGTGCAGGCTTTGCAGGATATCGGCGATAAATACGGTATTTTCACCGCCATTCGCGGCATGGGGTTACTGCTCGGCGCCGAGCTGACGCCGCATTATCACGGCAGAGCGCGCGATTTCCTCACCGCCGCCGCCGCGCGTGGGCTGATGATCCTCAATGCTGGGCCGAACGTGATCCGTTTCGCGCCGTCGCTGGTGGTGGAGCTGCAGGACATCGAGGCCGGCATGGTGCTGTTCGAGCTGGCGGTGCAGGATGTGATCAACGCCTGA
- a CDS encoding YccS/YhfK family putative transporter: MWRRLIYHPEINYALRQTLVLCLPVLFGLLIGQLQLGLMFSLVPACCNIAGLDTPHKRFFKRLIVGGSLFAFSSVLLQQALLWHVPLPALMLGLALLLGVTGEISPLHARLLPAALVAAIFALSTAGTVPLWQAPLLYAIGTVWYGLFTWFWFKLWKEQPMRETLSQLYLELADYFEAKYSLLTQHTDPQTALPPLLVRQQKVMDLISLLYQQLNFLPHANNLEQKRLQRAFQVAMDLQEHITVSLHLPEEVQKLVEQSQAEAIIRRNAQVIAGRLRVVAHDILYHQHSKRFSMSHELAALEKMAAQHPDNPVGQFCYYHFSRIARLLRTQHPLYRRDLMPGQHRLPFWPALASYLSFKSTALRNAARLGVTLAVGSSLGAVFNLPKPYWILLTIMLVSQNGYNATRVRIQHRALGTIAGLLLAAGLLQLQLPEGETLSIMLVITLLAYLVSRKNYGLSVIGFTVTAVYTLQLLALNGSHFLVPRLIDTLIGCVLAFGGTIWLWPQWQSGLLRKNAHQALENDQAALRLMLKQPEPDATALAYTRMQVNQAHNALFTSLNQAMQEPGFASNYLADMRLWVTHSQFIVEHLNAMTILAREHYMLTPKLAQAYLQTCEIALQSCQQRLEYDGPSSDNSGIMQPPDLHPDMPVTEMERHLRRILSHLSVMHTISSLAWRQRPHHGIWLKRKLRDQ, from the coding sequence ATGTGGCGCCGCCTGATCTACCACCCGGAAATCAACTACGCACTGCGACAAACGCTGGTGTTGTGCCTGCCGGTGCTGTTCGGCTTATTAATTGGCCAGCTGCAGCTCGGCCTGATGTTCTCTCTGGTGCCCGCCTGCTGCAATATCGCCGGTCTGGACACGCCGCATAAGCGCTTCTTTAAACGGCTGATCGTCGGCGGCTCGCTGTTCGCCTTCAGCAGCGTGCTGCTGCAACAGGCACTGCTGTGGCACGTGCCGCTGCCGGCGCTGATGCTGGGCCTGGCGCTGCTGCTCGGCGTCACCGGCGAAATCAGCCCGCTGCACGCCCGGCTGTTGCCGGCGGCGCTGGTGGCCGCCATTTTCGCCCTCAGCACGGCCGGCACGGTACCCCTCTGGCAGGCGCCGCTGCTGTACGCGATCGGCACCGTCTGGTACGGCTTATTCACCTGGTTCTGGTTCAAGCTGTGGAAAGAACAGCCAATGCGCGAGACGCTCAGCCAGCTCTATCTGGAGCTGGCGGACTATTTCGAAGCCAAATACTCGTTGCTGACCCAGCACACCGATCCGCAAACCGCGCTGCCGCCGCTGCTGGTACGCCAACAAAAGGTGATGGATCTGATCAGCCTTTTATACCAACAGCTCAATTTCCTGCCGCATGCCAACAACCTCGAACAAAAGCGCCTGCAGCGCGCCTTTCAGGTAGCGATGGATCTGCAGGAGCACATCACCGTCAGCCTGCATCTGCCGGAGGAAGTGCAAAAACTGGTGGAGCAGAGCCAGGCCGAAGCGATCATTCGCCGCAACGCTCAGGTGATCGCCGGCCGGCTGCGCGTGGTGGCGCACGATATTCTCTACCATCAACATTCGAAGCGCTTCTCCATGAGCCACGAACTGGCGGCGCTGGAAAAAATGGCGGCGCAGCATCCCGATAACCCGGTCGGCCAGTTTTGTTATTACCACTTCAGCCGCATCGCCCGCCTGCTGCGCACCCAGCATCCGCTGTATCGCCGCGATCTGATGCCCGGCCAGCACCGCCTGCCGTTTTGGCCGGCGCTGGCCAGCTACCTGTCGTTCAAATCCACCGCCCTGCGCAACGCCGCACGGCTGGGGGTGACGCTGGCGGTCGGCAGCAGCCTGGGTGCGGTCTTCAACCTGCCGAAGCCTTACTGGATCCTGCTCACCATCATGCTGGTGAGCCAAAACGGGTATAACGCCACCCGGGTGCGTATTCAGCACCGTGCGCTGGGCACGATTGCCGGGCTATTGCTGGCGGCCGGTCTGTTGCAGCTGCAGCTGCCGGAAGGAGAAACGCTGAGCATCATGCTGGTGATCACGCTGCTGGCCTACCTGGTTTCGCGCAAGAACTACGGGCTGTCGGTGATTGGCTTTACGGTCACGGCGGTTTACACCCTGCAGCTGCTGGCGCTGAACGGCTCGCATTTTTTGGTGCCTCGTCTGATCGATACGCTGATAGGCTGCGTGCTGGCGTTCGGCGGCACCATTTGGCTGTGGCCGCAGTGGCAAAGCGGGCTGCTGCGCAAGAATGCCCATCAGGCGCTGGAGAACGATCAAGCCGCGCTGCGGCTGATGCTGAAGCAGCCGGAACCGGATGCCACCGCGTTGGCCTATACCCGCATGCAGGTCAACCAGGCGCACAACGCGCTGTTCACCTCGCTCAATCAGGCGATGCAGGAGCCGGGGTTCGCGTCGAATTATCTGGCGGACATGCGGCTGTGGGTCACGCACAGCCAGTTCATCGTCGAACACCTGAACGCCATGACCATTTTGGCGCGCGAGCACTACATGCTGACGCCGAAACTGGCGCAAGCCTATCTGCAAACCTGTGAAATTGCGCTGCAAAGCTGCCAGCAGCGGTTGGAATACGACGGCCCGAGCAGTGACAACAGCGGCATCATGCAGCCGCCGGATCTGCATCCGGACATGCCCGTCACCGAGATGGAACGTCATTTGCGGCGCATTTTGTCGCACCTGAGCGTGATGCACACCATTTCGTCGCTGGCCTGGCGCCAGCGCCCGCACCACGGCATCTGGCTCAAGCGCAAACTGCGCGATCAATAA
- the crp gene encoding cAMP-activated global transcriptional regulator CRP — MVLGKPQTDPTLEWFLSHCHIHKYPSKSTLIHQGEKAETLYYIVKGSVAVLIKDEEGKEMILSYLNQGDFIGELGLFEEGQERSAWVRAKTACEVAEISYKKFRQLIQVNPDILMRLSAQMASRLQVTSEKVGNLAFLDVTGRIAQTLLNLAKQPDAMTHPDGMQIKITRQEIGQIVGCSRETVGRILKMLEDQNLISAHGKTIVVYGTR; from the coding sequence ATGGTTCTCGGCAAACCGCAAACAGACCCTACTCTCGAATGGTTCCTGTCTCATTGCCATATCCACAAATATCCATCGAAGAGTACGCTGATTCACCAAGGTGAAAAGGCCGAAACGCTTTACTACATCGTGAAAGGCTCCGTCGCGGTGCTGATCAAGGATGAAGAAGGTAAAGAGATGATCCTGTCCTACCTCAACCAGGGGGATTTCATCGGCGAGCTCGGATTGTTCGAAGAAGGCCAGGAGCGCAGCGCCTGGGTTCGCGCGAAAACCGCCTGTGAAGTGGCCGAAATTTCCTACAAGAAATTCCGCCAGCTGATCCAGGTGAACCCGGACATCCTGATGCGTCTGTCCGCCCAAATGGCGAGCCGCCTGCAGGTCACCTCCGAAAAAGTGGGCAACCTCGCCTTCCTGGACGTGACCGGCCGCATCGCGCAAACCCTGCTGAATCTGGCGAAGCAACCTGACGCCATGACTCACCCGGACGGCATGCAGATCAAGATCACCCGTCAGGAGATCGGCCAGATCGTCGGCTGCTCGCGTGAAACCGTTGGCCGTATTCTGAAAATGCTGGAAGATCAAAACCTGATTTCCGCCCACGGCAAAACCATTGTCGTCTACGGCACCCGTTAA
- a CDS encoding OsmC family protein, with protein MQARVKWVEGLTFLGESASGHQVLMDGNAGDKAPSPMEMVLMSVGGCSAIDVVSILQKGRNDVRDCEVKLTSERREEAPRLFTHINLHFIVTGQDLTDKIVERAVNLSAEKYCSVALMLNKAATVTHSFEIRQPA; from the coding sequence ATGCAGGCAAGAGTTAAGTGGGTGGAAGGGTTAACGTTTTTGGGTGAATCGGCCTCCGGCCACCAGGTGCTGATGGACGGCAATGCCGGTGATAAAGCGCCCAGCCCGATGGAGATGGTGCTGATGTCGGTGGGTGGCTGCAGCGCGATCGACGTGGTATCCATTCTGCAAAAGGGGCGCAACGACGTGCGCGACTGCGAGGTGAAGCTGACCTCCGAGCGCCGCGAAGAAGCCCCGCGGTTGTTCACCCATATCAACCTGCACTTCATCGTGACCGGCCAGGATCTGACCGACAAGATCGTCGAACGTGCGGTGAACCTGTCGGCGGAGAAATACTGTTCGGTGGCGCTGATGCTCAACAAGGCCGCCACGGTAACCCACAGCTTCGAGATCCGCCAACCGGCGTAA
- a CDS encoding phosphoribulokinase, whose translation MSAKHPVIAVTGSSGAGTTTTSVAFRKIFQQLNIRAAELEGDSFHRYTRPEMDAAIRKARDLGRHISYFGPEANDFGLLQQSFIDYGKNGTGRSRKYLHTYDEAVPYNQVPGTFTPWEPLPAPTDVLFYEGLHGGVVTEHHDVAKHVDLLVGVVPIVNLEWIQKLIRDTGERGHSREAVMDSVVRSMEDYINYITPQFSRTHINFQRVPTVDTSNPFAAKAIPSLDESFVVIHFRGLDQIDFPYLLAMLQGSFISHINTLVVPGGKMGLAMELIMAPLVQRLLEGKKIE comes from the coding sequence ATGTCTGCCAAACATCCCGTTATCGCGGTGACCGGTTCCAGCGGCGCCGGCACCACCACCACCAGCGTGGCGTTCCGTAAAATCTTCCAGCAGCTCAATATCCGCGCCGCCGAACTGGAGGGCGACAGCTTCCACCGCTATACCCGGCCGGAAATGGACGCGGCGATCCGCAAGGCGCGCGATCTGGGCAGACACATCAGCTATTTCGGCCCCGAGGCCAACGACTTCGGCCTGCTGCAGCAGAGCTTTATCGACTACGGCAAAAACGGCACCGGCCGTTCGCGCAAGTATCTGCACACCTACGACGAAGCGGTGCCCTACAATCAGGTGCCGGGCACCTTCACCCCGTGGGAGCCGCTGCCGGCGCCGACCGACGTGCTGTTCTACGAGGGGCTGCACGGCGGCGTGGTCACCGAGCACCATGACGTGGCCAAACACGTCGATCTGCTGGTCGGCGTGGTGCCGATCGTCAACCTGGAATGGATCCAGAAGCTGATCCGCGATACCGGCGAACGCGGCCATTCCCGCGAAGCGGTGATGGATTCGGTGGTGCGCTCGATGGAAGACTACATCAACTACATTACGCCGCAATTCTCGCGCACCCACATCAACTTCCAGCGCGTGCCGACGGTGGACACCTCCAACCCGTTCGCCGCCAAGGCCATTCCCTCACTGGATGAAAGCTTCGTGGTGATCCACTTCCGCGGCCTGGACCAGATCGACTTCCCCTACTTGCTGGCGATGCTGCAGGGATCGTTTATCTCGCACATCAATACGTTAGTGGTGCCGGGCGGCAAAATGGGGCTGGCGATGGAGCTGATCATGGCGCCGCTGGTGCAACGGTTGCTGGAAGGCAAGAAGATCGAATAA